The sequence AGCAGCAAAAGAAAGCAAGAGATAGGCGATTTACAAATCGCTTTAAAATAACCCTGTGCTCAGATGACCTTAACCGCCCATTGCTCCAAGCCTGCATCAAATCTCCAATATTAATTACAAGAGCATTCTCACATGGGCATATATCAATCCATTCGCCTTGCTTCGATCTCATTTGTAGCCCCCCAGTCTCATCCTGATAAAGTATCGTTATGCAACTCATATCAGTGTGCATTCCAAGTCCTTCAACCTCCTTTTCTTCCACATTCTCTGGTGGCGAATAATTTACGATCCTTAAATAACCATGACACTTGCCAAATTCTGGTTCATAGAACTTCCTGTCATAACCATCTCCCAAACTCAGTAATACAACCTTTGTAATCCTCTTTGATAACTCCATCATCTTGTTTCCGTACTCCTTTAATGTCTCACTACGCAATGGAAGCAAGAAATGACAATGATACATGCAAGGCACGTAAACAAATATCAAAACTGCAGTAAAACAAATAAGAATAAGAACTATAAATAAAAGCCATAGGTTATCGAAGGAAATTTCACCTAAATTCAGAATTTTGTTGACTAAAGAGTTCATCAGCAGAACTCTTAGCAGAAGCAAAGAAATCTGGTCCAGACACGCGCAGGCTCTCAAAATAAGGAGAGGCTACAAAATGAGGAGTGTAGGTTTTCGAGCATGATGATGGACCAAGCTTGAGTTTGGAATCGACAGGCAGATTAAAGATTTGCTTCGAGAGAGAATGAACTTCATCAAACAAGTTCTTTGAGATACCGTGGTTGGTTACATAAAAGAAGCCCCACTCTTGACAGGCTTGATAAAGGGAAGGGATATTAACAGGTCCAAATAAATCTAACACTGGAATCTCATAACTTATCTGCAGTCGAGACATTATTATagagggaaaaataaaaaccgtTTTGTTCTGTTGATTGAAGCGCTAGGCTAGGGGGCAGGCTACATATAGATAGGGGCTAGAGCGGAAGATCTGTACaaaatctcttaatttcaattttcaaagcaacattttgtttatttccaccctattaaaaaatgataaaggtAGTTAATGGCCTCTAATTATTTTGCCACCACTAAGTATTAGAATAATGTGCATTTTAGGAAGGATGAAGATCCAAATACCAGATTAATGACTTCCATTGGTCAGGAATAAAGATGCTGGTAAAGATAGTGTTGTGgctatccaaatcaaaactttttCAGACAAATTATACCACATCAACAAAGATGGTGGAGACCACAGACCATTAGTACCACATAATCATCTTTGCTGGAATGCTACTGTTACTACAGCAGCagcaaattataattaataaatataacaaatatttaataattgaaacaaCGCATAATACCATTAATATACTGGTAATTGTTAAGAAACATTTGAGCAGATTCCAGAAACAACAAACGAATGTGGCACATTAGACACAATGCAATGCTGATGTTCGAGGTACATGCGAGAAATATCTGGGACACAGACACAAGCAAATATTGTACAAAAGTTTTAGCATCTTTAAGTTCTTATAAGCTGTTCACATAATAGTGCAAAAATATTACTCTTCTAGAACTATGCATGATCGATTCAAGCACAGATATCAAGCGTCAAAAAATCACATCATAGACCAGCTCAACTCCTCCTTTCTGCTGAGCTCACTAGATATAGGATAGAGAGCAAATAACGACTAGATGTATACATAACTTTGACCTACACAATCATCGGAGTTCCATTTGGTCTCTATTGAGCCTTGAGCATTCAATCATGCCAACATTCCCATTCAACGATCGATGGAGGCTTTGATAGGTTTACACCCCACACACTATAGCAGATTGTTTGGGCCGCATCATCAAAGAACTTATGCTTAATCTTCAAAGTAGTACCTGGAATTTCAAAATTACAATTGCATGGGTGGAGAACAAAAATGAGGATAAAGCCACAGTAGTTGTTGGCAGAACAGCAACAATATAGTAATGCACAAATCATAATTGATATTAGTTATCCAACAAAGCTAGGTACTATCATATGATTTTTCCTACATCTTTCTAGCCTTACTTCCAGCATAAAACGACATTAAGCTAGAGTTTTGTAGCAAAACAGCCATTCATATGAATACCACTGTCTGATGGTTTTGCTGTGGCTCCAAAGCAATCTAAGGGGGGTatgaagattaaaaaatacagGCACCTATAGAATAATATCTTCTAACAAAATACAACTATAGATACCTTTATTCCATAGATTAGACGCACGTAAATAAGTAtgtagaaaattatataagattaaCTAAAATTGACACCGTAGCTCTTATGCTAAATCATGAAGTATTAAATCCCAACTCAAGCCCTGGATACAGTTATAAAGGCGCAAGATTTGAATAACTGTCAGTACATAATATGACATAAATTAGGAAAATCCCACAGCTCTCTAtcaaacatgagaaaaaacctCCTTGTATCAGGAGTTCAAGGGACATTGAGTTAAAGAAAATGCCAAAAATTAATGAACACTCACTATATGCTTCCTGAGAGCAATTTCTTGATGTCTGATAGCATGGAACTAAATCACATGCCTCAAGAATATGAATAGTGCAACTATCCTAAAATCTAATGCTATATGTCCTCCATGAAAAATTAACACCTTTTTGTGTCACACTGACATTTATAAAAGGAAAGACAGTTGGACGGTAATCAAGTTAAATGTAGAATAAAAGAAGGCTCACCAATCTGCAGTCCCTCCATCTTGACTTGTAACAGCTCTTAAAGTAACAATATGAGAGTTTGTTCTTTGATCACCTTGAACGATCTTGCAGGCAAAAACATTGCAAAAGCTTGCCAGACTGTACCATAAAGCCCGACGTGCTTGATGGAGTGGATGAAAATTTCATCTACCTGCAAAGGAGGCAATGAAAAGAAATGAGTTCTTAAAggtttaagaaaaagaaaagacaggTTTTCAGCTGCATAGCGAACTATCACATACTTGGCAGAGGATATTTAAAGCATTGTCTTCAGTTACATCACCCAATAGTCGTACTGCAAGGCCAGGCCCAGGGAACGGTTGGCGCTTCAAAGATCCCTCAGGAGAATTCAAGATTCAACCTAGTTGCTCGAatctttgaaaatgaaaagaaaaaagcataaGCCAGAATAActattaagatattttttaatgtgtaCGCTTGTATTCTATGTTTATGGGTGAGGGAGAGAGAGATCCAATACGTCATCCTTAAGTAGAAGTTTAAGTGGTTCAGTCATCAATGAGCTTCATTTTCATACACTATGCAACTGAATAGACTGGTTGATTGGGCCAATTCAACAAACttagatgaaaagaaaaagtaggtGAATTAGCTGAATTATCTGATTGGCGTCTCCAGAGAAATTGCAACTTTTGGATTGAGTGAAATAATAGCATTAAAGGAGAAGTGCCCGAGTATGCACATAGAGAATATGTTTAGAGAGCGGATTCTGCGAGTCATTAGAAGTGTGTACTGAGAAAAAAGCAAGAAGTAGGTCTGATTCACTGCTTCTGGATCCAAGGTGGTTGATATTTGTGGAAAAAGTTGAAGAATTGCTGGTCCGACGGTAAGGGTATTtagaaaattagggtttcagAGGGAAAAGGGAATTTTATAGGTTTCAGGGTAATCAGGGATTTGGCGGGAAGCGGTAGGGTTATGTTAGGCTATGTTTGCTGGAGCGTGATGGAACTGTTAGGCTTCTGTTCTGGAACCCACCAGTAATATGTGTATTTGGCCAAACTGAAGGATGCTTGTAATATGTGTATCAAATGATGGAATGGAAGCATGCCGGTTAGTCCATTTGTTTTTCCTGGCATTAATTTTATACCTATTGTGTTAGTTTCAATTTGCTTATTAGAAACCTGACTCCTTTTAGGGTCATATAGATGAGAAGATTGTAGTGACTGATTCATTATAGTAAtgtaaagaataaataaaatcaacagaAAAGTTGTAAATGATGGGCATtagtaaagagagaaaaatataaataagttgAGGATAAATATTGTAAGCGACTGAAAGACTTAGTATGGTAGTTTTGTTTAAGTTTgtatacaataaatatattgaaGATATCATCATTCAGAATAATGTTTGATTTTGGGTCCTTGACAGTGCTTTTACTTGCTAGTCATCCTTAAGCTGATAGAAAATCTGCGTATTTATGGCCTGTCAGGGCCGGCAATCAAAGATTATTGCAGGTTATAATATGAGATGAAATCTAAATCAACCTAACAGGAATTTTACCTGCATacagaaatagaaagagatatAATTCAGGGCTCTTGCAATGTTTATAGAACCTATAATATAAAGGGAAATTTTAATCGTGTGAACTAACAGTCTGTTTGTTAACCTGCACTATAAATCTCTAATGGCACTACCCTAAAATCTCCAAACCATCAGCAAATATATACTCACATCGGTATAAGATATAAGATGTCAAATACATAATATTACCTCTGCTCCAGCTGATTCCCACCACTTATTAAGAGGGAGTACAAATGTGAAACAGATTATATTTCTGATTGGTTACTCTATTGCAATTTCTATTGTCAATTCTTCAACAAGACTATCTACCATCTCCCTAACAATATCTTCAGCATCAATTCGGATATCCATCCATGTTCCGTCCTTTTCAATAGTTTTCTCTAATGTCTGCAAAGGTGGTGCTGAGAGGAGGTTCCAATCAACATTTTTCATCACTTCATGAAGCACGCTTcctgtaattatttttgatagaATTCTTGGCTTGATAAATGACAACCAAGGGGAACATCTTAGATAGCATTGGCATACATCTACAATGACTTCATTAATATAGTCAAACAGGAGTCTACTGTCACCACGAGATTGGTTAGGCCACACGTCCAAGTCATCCAATAAGGATTGATTGAGGAGTTGGTCTGAGAAATGGAATTTGCGCATGAGCTCATCCCATTCCAAGCAACAAGCTTGCAATACTGCAGTTACATACTTGATAACGGATCCATAGTCCTCAGTTGAAGAACTTGAATTGATCTTCACATCCAATGGGAACCGAATACCAGCTAAGCAGCCTTCCTCAATACCAATATGCAGCAGCCGAACTGATGGTAGAACTGCATAATTTCAGTTGTTTAAAACTCGATGACATATTGAAAAAGACAAATATCAGTAAATTTAGTGGCTTGATACCTGTGCTTACCAGGTTGGAAGTCAACATTTAAAGGACTGTTCATATCTTCTGTGTAAAACTGGTCAAGCACTGATACTGGACTTGGCTGCTCCACATTGTCTTTAATCCTGTCAAATTCTCCAACACTCCAACTGTTTAAAGGGCTTGATGAATAATCATCTACTGGAATTGTTGATGTCTGATTCTCCACAGGTGAATCCTGTAAAGAGAAAATCTCACGTTAACATACAATACAAACAggcaaataaaagaagagcagttgaaaataaaatgataaagacAAGTAACCAAAGAAGCACTCTAAGCAACTTGATATACAATGAAATTACCATTCTTGAAAAGACCAAAGGTATATTTCTTTCACATGCATCCAATGCCTCTGTGCTTTGATTGACATCATCATTACATGAGCCATCCGGTTTGGAGACCACAACTGAAGAACTAATTTCTTTGGAATTTTCAATGTACTTCGTTTCTGTAATAGTCATAGAGAACTTGTTTAAGAATTATCAACCACTTGcacaaaatacaaataatCACAATCAAGATTagattgaaaagaagaaatcacCTATTTCAGTCAAATCATTATTCGAAGAAGAAATGTCTATGTGCTCTTGCACATCATAAAGAATGTTGTCTGAGATTTTCTCATACGTCTGCAATTGCTTCTTGTTAACAGCCCATGGTGGAGCCTCTTGATTCTGCCTCGGTGGACTTAAGCAActctttttatattctttctgATTCATCCGATTGCTATCATCTCCCGTTGGGTGACTGCTATGGGCAGAAAATCTCATCTGTGGGGAGACAGAGTCATGTTCCCTTGTCCCTCTAGAACTGACAGTAGGAAAGAAGTCATATTCACGAACTGAGCTTATTGCATCCCCGGATTTCGCTCTCTGCTTTttcaaaaagtttttatttccATTTCTTAACTCGGAGATATTTATCCTAGACTTAACATTCTCATCATGTTTGTTTCTCTCTGGATGCCTTAAGGTTGACAAACATGTCTTTTCATGACCACTTTCATTGGCAGAAGCAGCTTCTTCGCTAATACCTGGATCAAATTCATTAACCTTGTTCATCCGGTCTTTTCTCTTGATAGTCGTGGATGATGTAGTGATTCCTCCAAAATCATATGAGGCCTTATAAGGTGAGTTTGTTGTAAAAATCTTGACGCCTGTTCTTTTGCCACATCCGTCAAAGCCCGAATCATGGGTAGACTTGTGATGCACTGCTCCATCAGTCAGCATcaattgcttttcttttctgcgGATCCCAATAGTTTGCAtcaactttctttttatttgttcaaaGGGAAAAAATGCTGGTTTAACACTCTGCTGTACATTCCTTAAGCTACAATGAATCTGTGAGTCATGACTGATTCTATTAGGCCTCAAAACAACTATATTCTCGAATGGCTGGTGAACACTGATTTCCTTGGTCTTGGACAAATTACTTTCTCTTGCATTAATTGTCTGATGTTCTGGTACAGCTTTGGCGAAAGGCTCGCTCTGCTGATCTTTCACCTGACAGTCTCTCAAGTCTTCAATGTGTTTCACCAACAAAGAATTGGGGTCTTGTAGGAGTTTTATAAATAAGTCCTTGTTAGAATTTAGTATCTCTAATGCATCCAAGAAGTGTTTAGACTGGTGTGACACCCCACCTCCACAAAGATGTTTTCCATCAATCAACTTCTGGTTTATAAATGCCTCAGTTGCCTTGCTCATGTTGACTTGAAGATTTATCTCATTAAATTGGTCACACTGCACAGTATTGGTACTTCTACAAATGCCATCGCCTTCATTTTTAGCACTCACTTGGTTGGGGAGCACTTCGGCTGTCACGGCAGAGTCTAATGATTTCGAAGATCTATCAGCCAAACTTTGATCAGTAGAATTTATATTCCCTACAGTTGATACATCATAACAACCATAAATAGGTAAGCGACGAGCCTTCCGAGCAGTCTTGGTTGCTTTTCTTTGGTTCCTTGATAGGTCATGAACAAGTTCAGAAGTAGATTGTACATATTCCACTTTAGCTGTTgtaatcttcttcttcatctgcTGCTTAATGGACACATCTTCTcctttgattttgtttttctttaaattaccAGAATCAACTGCTAAACTCTTCTCCTCTACTTCATCCTGAATGAGCAAGAAAATCAGCAAACTGAGAcccttgaaaaagaaaattataccacGAAAACGGATGGACTATTGCGCATCCTTCAAGTTGGACGTACACATTTAAAGTGGGACTGAAAAAAATAGCTTAGACTTCATGACAAGAGTAAGACTAGGTTGCCTAGACTTACATCAATGCATTGATCTGAATGTAAATTGAGCCCACTCTTTACGCATCCATCACCTGCACaagagaataaaaatagaaacattAAATTTCATACTAAAATCATAGTTAAATGGCCAAAAATTGTGTGTCTCCCTTTGGCTCATGAAACATAAGATTCATAGGACCCTTAAACCCTGGATTACCTCTGGCTGAAGATTGAATAGCCTTTTAAAAGTCATGATACTAGTTCAAATAACTTAATTGCAACAATTATGCCATCATAAGAACActtaacatatttttttcccttttctatACAACTAAAATTTCTGAAACTCGTGCATGTTATTCCTAACATAAATGATAACAAGAATTAGCAGCATCATATGAAAACGAAAATTATGATAACCATTATATTAGGAATAATACTGGATAGCCTTTAACCATATATTCatcctaataataatagaaaccAAATAATCCTTACCAAGAGCATGTCTACTTATTCTTCTCCTATCAGCATCAGCAATCAATTTCTTTGAACGTCGACgcagaaaattaaagaaaccATACGCACATCTTGACTTGTATTTTTCATAGATTGGACTCTTTTGCATAGGACTATTTGGCATAGGGCTCTTTTGCATGGGACTCTTTGGCATAGAGCTTTTAGAGATGGAGGTCTTTACCACAGGACTCTTTGGCAAAGGGCTCTTAGACATAGAGGTCTGTGTCATATCGCTCTTAGGCGATTTCTTTGCCATGGCAGATCGATGACAATTTATATGGCCCAAAAATGCATCAAATTACAATCTCTGCAATGTGACACCATCTATTCTGAGAGGAATACAAACACACGTGTTAAGAATTTGAGATAAGGAAACCAAAGTTTAATACTTCTTATCAGCACTTTGCCATTATTGATACAGAATTGTCCTCAAATTCATTTTGAAGCCTCCATACAAAATTTCCATAAATTTCAGAAATGAAGAATATGAATTCAAAGAAAGAACcctttctctcctttttttttttttcttttttactttggCCATCGAAGAATTAGCCTTTCTGTTTGTGTCAAACATTGCACAATAAACTATAAACCCAAGAGACAATGATACGATTTAAAGCAAAAACATAACTTTGTAAAAAGCATCACCATCTGGCCAATGCTCAAAGCCACTTGACTATTCCTTTAGTGTCTTTTTTCACAAGAATTATAACCAACATTAGAATCCTAATTCATAACATATTTCTTAATTCATCGCTATAGTAAAATGTTTAATGAAAACATAAGCAGCTAAAATACTGGATATAAACTGCACAAATAGCaacagaaa comes from Ricinus communis isolate WT05 ecotype wild-type chromosome 5, ASM1957865v1, whole genome shotgun sequence and encodes:
- the LOC8287385 gene encoding gibberellin 20-oxidase-like protein isoform X2, encoding MIVETLKEYGNKMMELSKRITKVVLLSLGDGYDRKFYEPEFGKCHGYLRIVNYSPPENVEEKEVEGLGMHTDMSCITILYQDETGGLQMRSKQGEWIDICPCENALVINIGDLMQAWSNGRLRSSEHRVILKRFVNRLSLAFFCCFEDEKVISAPDDIVGDGNLRMYKPFVCLDYLKFRENNEEGKFDKIGYTVNDFAGLKLQMQSY
- the LOC8287386 gene encoding uncharacterized protein LOC8287386 isoform X1; this translates as MAKKSPKSDMTQTSMSKSPLPKSPVVKTSISKSSMPKSPMQKSPMPNSPMQKSPIYEKYKSRCAYGFFNFLRRRSKKLIADADRRRISRHALGDGCVKSGLNLHSDQCIDDEVEEKSLAVDSGNLKKNKIKGEDVSIKQQMKKKITTAKVEYVQSTSELVHDLSRNQRKATKTARKARRLPIYGCYDVSTVGNINSTDQSLADRSSKSLDSAVTAEVLPNQVSAKNEGDGICRSTNTVQCDQFNEINLQVNMSKATEAFINQKLIDGKHLCGGGVSHQSKHFLDALEILNSNKDLFIKLLQDPNSLLVKHIEDLRDCQVKDQQSEPFAKAVPEHQTINARESNLSKTKEISVHQPFENIVVLRPNRISHDSQIHCSLRNVQQSVKPAFFPFEQIKRKLMQTIGIRRKEKQLMLTDGAVHHKSTHDSGFDGCGKRTGVKIFTTNSPYKASYDFGGITTSSTTIKRKDRMNKVNEFDPGISEEAASANESGHEKTCLSTLRHPERNKHDENVKSRINISELRNGNKNFLKKQRAKSGDAISSVREYDFFPTVSSRGTREHDSVSPQMRFSAHSSHPTGDDSNRMNQKEYKKSCLSPPRQNQEAPPWAVNKKQLQTYEKISDNILYDVQEHIDISSSNNDLTEIETKYIENSKEISSSVVVSKPDGSCNDDVNQSTEALDACERNIPLVFSRMDSPVENQTSTIPVDDYSSSPLNSWSVGEFDRIKDNVEQPSPVSVLDQFYTEDMNSPLNVDFQPVLPSVRLLHIGIEEGCLAGIRFPLDVKINSSSSTEDYGSVIKYVTAVLQACCLEWDELMRKFHFSDQLLNQSLLDDLDVWPNQSRGDSRLLFDYINEVIVDVCQCYLRCSPWLSFIKPRILSKIITGSVLHEVMKNVDWNLLSAPPLQTLEKTIEKDGTWMDIRIDAEDIVREMVDSLVEELTIEIAIE
- the LOC8287385 gene encoding gibberellin 20-oxidase-like protein isoform X1 gives rise to the protein MSRLQISYEIPVLDLFGPVNIPSLYQACQEWGFFYVTNHGISKNLFDEVHSLSKQIFNLPVDSKLKLGPSSCSKTYTPHFVASPYFESLRVSGPDFFASAKSSADELFSQQNSEFSETLKEYGNKMMELSKRITKVVLLSLGDGYDRKFYEPEFGKCHGYLRIVNYSPPENVEEKEVEGLGMHTDMSCITILYQDETGGLQMRSKQGEWIDICPCENALVINIGDLMQAWSNGRLRSSEHRVILKRFVNRLSLAFFCCFEDEKVISAPDDIVGDGNLRMYKPFVCLDYLKFRENNEEGKFDKIGYTVNDFAGLKLQMQSY
- the LOC8287386 gene encoding uncharacterized protein LOC8287386 isoform X2, translated to MAKKSPKSDMTQTSMSKSPLPKSPVVKTSISKSSMPKSPMQKSPMPNSPMQKSPIYEKYKSRCAYGFFNFLRRRSKKLIADADRRRISRHALGDGCVKSGLNLHSDQCIDDEVEEKSLAVDSGNLKKNKIKGEDVSIKQQMKKKITTAKVEYVQSTSELVHDLSRNQRKATKTARKARRLPIYGCYDVSTVGNINSTDQSLADRSSKSLDSAVTAEVLPNQVSAKNEGDGICRSTNTVQCDQFNEINLQVNMSKATEAFINQKLIDGKHLCGGGVSHQSKHFLDALEILNSNKDLFIKLLQDPNSLLVKHIEDLRDCQVKDQQSEPFAKAVPEHQTINARESNLSKTKEISVHQPFENIVVLRPNRISHDSQIHCSLRNVQQSVKPAFFPFEQIKRKLMQTIGIRRKEKQLMLTDGAVHHKSTHDSGFDGCGKRTGVKIFTTNSPYKASYDFGGITTSSTTIKRKDRMNKVNEFDPGISEEAASANESGHEKTCLSTLRHPERNKHDENVKSRINISELRNGNKNFLKKQRAKSGDAISSVREYDFFPTVSSRGTREHDSVSPQMRFSAHSSHPTGDDSNRMNQKEYKKSCLSPPRQNQEAPPWAVNKKQLQTYEKISDNILYDVQEHIDISSSNNDLTEIETKYIENSKEISSSVVVSKPDGSCNDDVNQSTEALDACERNIPLVFSRMDSPVENQTSTIPVDDYSSSPLNSWSVGEFDRIKDNVEQPSPVSVLDQFYTEDMNSPLNVDFQPGKHSSTISSAAAYWY